The following are from one region of the Brienomyrus brachyistius isolate T26 chromosome 4, BBRACH_0.4, whole genome shotgun sequence genome:
- the LOC125740542 gene encoding LOW QUALITY PROTEIN: zinc finger protein 438-like (The sequence of the model RefSeq protein was modified relative to this genomic sequence to represent the inferred CDS: deleted 1 base in 1 codon): MKSQEQKMNQNTTLKSQVQNDPRSTKSLQFRNIAPKAPMAGPGHAVLPCRGPSTLPEATTPVSPRSIVVPAQNYALMQVAGQEGTYSLVALPTSVSSQSPSQPQIVQRDTSADKSMKLPIPRYRPTRVKGTPEKAKLQEVQVSSGKVARQTRGLAQVRPKDHVDVCSTLERLEPVPLRSPDIVSTALLTENLGPGTETGKDAVDAAKSNIQASDAASPPIPVSVMSGKNSAIKPEDGSPNTQCLTELTLPPAGRVATTILSPTVFSKAVRFVPSPPKGKLPILPYPRKKGVDLTVAKLQPKCPEPQPCLVNPLPVAATAFTATQETRQKQTLNSMRTQDTDFQNMGPCTLLKKRAKKRKAFEDMTFEARKKRSLSFSRRRVPEKPAPASQNEKIANISKKYRSIMPKPLLMWEVPPQLVAVSSVPAPQHLGQEFVLNDKPSNRTLDFQQSGHTSVKHGPQRAAVSGHVNLGSRFPHRCPVCGRCFRFRNHLQGHMRIHTNGRQHGNPACRKTHSGSLNAQVKLHHHAESRPRNTLLCQFCEKAFGYVGVYFSHLREVHKVNLTVEPSISQHEDDIPVEGMMSPDSTEEQGHEQEDPVELQIKCARCQATTPTFADMRLHLLHVHQENVPLRPLEGARRGCRQAEDELVRHAAHYWRELNERKNLATGNSFKVEDEEEEENELLSFSKVTCDISSHHRGQPDGADIFTDGSEDPASGQAGVAKDVSLRAGSAFNCVLCSALLSTKEELLNHWESWHHCNDPTLLWKALNCFLGPGRPKQEAEEETF, from the exons ATGAAAAGCCAAGAGCAGAAGATGAATCAGAACACCACCTTGAAATCACAAGTGCAAA ATGATCCAAGGTCAACGAAGAGTCTCCAGTTCCGAAATATCGCTCCAAAAGCACCCATGGCAGGTCCTGGCCACGCTGTTCTGCCCTGCCGGGGTCCCTCCACTCTGCCTGAGGCCACTACGCCAGTCAGCCCCAGATCTATTGTCGTCCCCGCCCAGAACTATGCTCTGATGCAAGTGGCAGGGCAGGAAGGGACCTACTCCCTGGTGGCCCTACCTACATCGGTGTCCTCTCAGTCCCCGTCTCAGCCACAGATCGTTCAGAGGGACACTTCAGCTGACAAAAGCATGAAGCTACCCATTCCCAGGTACCGGCCCACAAGAGTAAAAGGCACGCCGGAAAAAGCCAAGCTTCAAGAAGTCCAAGTGAGTTCCGGCAAGGTGGCTCGGCAGACACGAGGTCTGGCACAAGTCCGGCCCAAGGACCACGTGGATGTCTGCTCGACTTTAGAGCGACTGGAACCTGTCCCGTTGAGATCTCCTGACATCGTGTCCACAGCCTTGCTGACAGAGAATCTTGGGCCAGGGACTGAGACTGGCAAAGATGCTGTAGACGCAGCAAAGTCCAACATTCAGGCATCGGATGCAGCTAGTCCACCTATCCCTGTATCGGTGATGAGTGGAAAGAACTCTGCAATCAAACCAGAGGATGGGTCCCCAAACACGCAATGTCTGACTGAGCTGACTCTACCCCCAGCTGGTAGGGTCGCCACCACCATTCTCTCTCCGACAGTCTTCAGTAAAGCGGTCCGCTTCGTCCCTTCACCTCCCAAGGGGAAGCTGCCGATACTTCCATACCCAAGGAAGAAAGGTGTGGACTTAACTGTGGCTAAGCTGCAACCTAAATGTCCGGAGCCTCAGCCGTGCCTTGTGAATCCTTTGCCAGTTGCCGCAACAGCGTTCACTGCTACTCAAGAAACGCGTCAAAAACAGACTCTTAACAGCATGCGAACGCAGGATACCGATTTTCAGAATATGGGGCCCTGTACATTGCTGAAGAAGAgggcaaaaaaaagaaaggccTTCGAGGACATGACTTTCGAGGCCAGGAAGAAGAGGTCATTGTCGTTTTCC CGGCGAAGGGTTCCGGAGAAACCAGCACCAGCAAGTCAAAATGAAAAAATTGCTAATATTTCCAAGAAATACCGCAGCATAATGCCAAAGCCACTGCTGATGTGGGAGGTGCCTCCGCAGCTGGTGGCTGTCTCCTCCGTTCCTGCGCCCCAGCACCTAGGACAGGAGTTTGTCCTCAACGACAAGCCCTCAAACAGGACATTGGACTTTCAGCAGTCAGGTCACACCTCTGTCAAGCACGGTCCCCAACGAGCTGCGGTAAGTGGCCACGTAAACCTGGGGAGCCGCTTTCCTCACCGCTGCCCGGTTTGTGGCCGCTGCTTCCGCTTCAGGAACCACCTTCAGGGACACATGAGGATTCACACCAACGGCAGGCAACACGGCAACCCTGCCTGTCGAAAAACCCACTCTGGCAGCCTCAACGCTCAGGTGaagctgcaccaccatgctgagaGCCGGCCCAGAAATACCTTGCTCTGTCAGTTCTGCGAGAAGGCCTTTGGCTACGTGGGTGTTTACTTCAGCCATTTGCGGGAGGTTCATAAAGTCAATCTCACCGTGGAGCCCTCAATTAGCCAGCATGAGGATGACATCCCAGTTGAGGG CATGATGTCTCCAGACTCTACTGAAGAGCAAGGCCATGAGCAAGAGGACCCTGTAGAGCTGCAGATCAAATGTGCACGTTGCCAGGCCACCACGCCTACCTTCGCCGACATGCGGCTACACCTGCTGCACGTGCACCAGGAGAATGTCCCGCTCCGCCCACTGGAAGGGGCCCGGCGGGGGTGCCGACAGGCCGAGGATGAGCTGGTCAGGCACGCCGCGCACTACTGGAGGGAGCTCAACGAGAGGAAGAACCTGGCAACCGGAAACAGTTTTAAAGTggaggatgaagaggaagaggagaacgaGCTGCTCTCCTTCTCGAAAGTCACATGTGACATATCCTCCCACCACCGAGGGCAGCCGGATGGGGCAGACATATTCACTGATGGCAGCGAGGACCCTGCCTCAGGGCAGGCTGGGGTTGCCAAGGACGTGTCACTGAGGGCAGGTTCTGCCTTTAACTGTGTGCTTTGCAGCGCCCTTCTCAGTACGAAGGAGGAATTGCTGAACCACTGGGAGAGCTGGCACCATTGCAATGACCCAACACTCTTGTGGAAAGCTCTGAACTGCTTCCTGGGTCCTGGGAGGCCCAAACAGGAAGCGGAAGAAGAGACCTTCTAG